The Urbifossiella limnaea genome has a window encoding:
- a CDS encoding helix-turn-helix domain-containing protein, translating to MLSVKDCAKRAGVCESVVRGWIKTGQLAHYRLGLRRGKIVVDLADLDALLATFRVERKGLEPRQTPAPPKSVYRHLRLS from the coding sequence GTGCTGAGCGTCAAGGATTGTGCGAAGCGTGCGGGTGTGTGCGAGTCGGTCGTCCGTGGCTGGATCAAGACGGGCCAACTCGCCCACTACCGCCTCGGGCTGAGGCGTGGAAAGATCGTAGTCGATCTCGCCGACTTGGACGCGCTACTGGCGACGTTCCGGGTCGAGCGAAAGGGGCTTGAGCCCAGACAGACTCCAGCTCCGCCAAAATCGGTGTATCGGCACCTCCGCCTCAGCTGA
- a CDS encoding tyrosine-type recombinase/integrase, which produces MARTPKPWYREDRQAYFVTIRGTRHNLGPDKKDALRRFHELMAADEAPVPPPPESAARLTVGQVFEKYLDWCQQHRAPRTYEWARGHIQGFCDHLRTASTLPARDLRPFQVVEFVDSKKTWGPNQKRGAIVALTRPFNWASKLGYIETSPVRGIEKPQAEKRDSRMTPGDFERLVGFVKDQPFRDLLTFAYEAGCRPQEARKIEARHLQLDRYRVEIPPPEAKGKRRWRVIYLSAKAAEIVARLAAERPEGPLFLNVDGNPWKAQAVVCRFQRLLVKLAGAVEALPPLPRFDRRRYKDPLELAQARKDHQAKVVALRRKRAKLAREGDTRFAMYDIRHCFATRKLKEGHDPITVAALLGHKDGSMLCKHYEELSRDGDHLRQAVS; this is translated from the coding sequence ATGGCCCGCACCCCGAAGCCCTGGTATCGCGAGGACCGGCAGGCTTACTTCGTCACGATCCGCGGCACCCGGCACAACCTCGGCCCCGACAAGAAGGACGCCCTCCGCCGCTTCCACGAGTTGATGGCGGCCGACGAGGCTCCCGTTCCCCCTCCGCCCGAGTCGGCCGCGCGGCTCACTGTCGGCCAGGTCTTCGAAAAGTACCTCGACTGGTGCCAGCAGCACCGCGCCCCCCGCACCTACGAGTGGGCGCGAGGCCACATCCAGGGGTTCTGCGACCACCTCCGCACCGCCTCGACCCTGCCCGCCCGCGACCTCCGGCCGTTCCAAGTCGTCGAGTTCGTCGATTCCAAGAAGACCTGGGGGCCGAACCAGAAGCGCGGGGCCATCGTCGCCCTGACCCGGCCGTTCAACTGGGCGTCCAAGCTCGGCTACATCGAGACCAGCCCCGTGCGGGGGATCGAGAAGCCCCAAGCCGAGAAGCGGGACAGCCGGATGACGCCCGGCGACTTCGAGCGGCTCGTCGGGTTCGTGAAGGACCAGCCGTTCCGCGACCTGCTCACCTTCGCCTATGAGGCGGGCTGCCGTCCCCAGGAAGCCCGGAAGATCGAGGCCCGACACCTGCAACTCGACCGGTATCGGGTCGAAATCCCCCCGCCGGAGGCGAAGGGGAAGCGCCGGTGGCGGGTCATCTACTTGTCCGCCAAGGCGGCCGAGATCGTCGCCCGGCTCGCGGCCGAACGCCCGGAGGGGCCCCTGTTCCTCAACGTGGACGGCAACCCGTGGAAGGCCCAGGCCGTCGTCTGCCGGTTCCAGCGGCTGCTCGTCAAGCTCGCCGGGGCGGTGGAAGCACTGCCCCCGCTGCCCAGATTCGACCGGCGGCGGTACAAGGACCCGCTGGAACTCGCCCAGGCGCGGAAGGACCACCAGGCGAAGGTCGTGGCGCTGCGGAGGAAGCGGGCGAAGCTGGCGCGGGAGGGGGACACCCGGTTCGCCATGTACGACATCCGCCACTGCTTCGCCACGCGGAAGCTGAAGGAGGGGCACGACCCGATCACCGTGGCTGCGCTGCTCGGCCACAAGGACGGGTCGATGCTGTGTAAGCATTACGAGGAGCTGTCGCGGGATGGGGACCACCTGCGGCAGGCGGTCAGCTGA